Part of the Arthrobacter globiformis genome is shown below.
AATGGCCGTCGCTCAACGGATAAAAGGTACCTCGGGGATAACAGGCTGATCTTGCCCAAGAGTCCATATCGACGGCATGGTTTGGCACCTCGATGTCGGCTCGTCGCATCCTGGGGCTGGAGTAGGTCCCAAGGGTTGGGCTGTTCGCCCATTAAAGCGGTACGCGAGCTGGGTTTAGAACGTCGTGAGACAGTTCGGTCCCTATCCGCTGCGCGCGCAGGAAATTTGAGAAGGGCTGTCCTTAGTACGAGAGGACCGGGACGGACGAACCTCTGGTGTGTCAGTTGTACTGCCAAGTGCACCGCTGATTAGCTACGTTCGGATGGGATAACCGCTGAAAGCATCTAAGCGGGAAGCTCGCTTCGAGATGAGATTTCCATACACCTTGTGTGTGAGAGGCCCCCAGCCAGACCACTGGGTTGATAGGCCGGATGTGGAAGCGAGGACTAACGACTCGTGAAGCTGACCGGTACTAATAGGCCGATAACTTACACCACACACTCTTCTTCGTGAACGGATTCAAAAGACGTTCACACCATGGGGAGAGTAAAAAGAAACAAGACTGCTTGCGTCCACTATGTGGTTCCCAACCAACAAACCCGCCACCGGGTTTCACGGTCCAGGAAACCAACAACTCAATAACAACACCACAGCTGCAACAACCTGCAGCAACGTGTGTAACCACAAGTTTTCCCACCCCGGCACACACCGGGGAACGGGACACAGGGTTACGGCGGTCATAGCGTGGGGGAAACGCCCGGTCCCATTCCGAACCCGGAAGCTAAGACCCACAGCGCCGATGGTACTGCACCCGGGAGGGTGTGGGAGAGTAGGTCACCGCCGGACAACCATTAGAAAAACGGTCGAGAGCCCCAACCAGTCATGGTTGGGGCTCTCCCGCATTTAACCCGCCTCTTGTATTCAGCTGGTCCTTACGCTCGTAGTCGCTGTCCCGCCGAGGCTCGATTGGGCCTTGACGACTGTGACCTGCTTGGTTGGTCCGGGCTTGACCGTGAGCGTCCAGGCCCCGAGAGAGTTGGCCTTCACCGTACCCAATCGTGTGGAGGCGCGGCCCGGCGTCACGTCGTACAGCACGACGGTAGCCGAGGTTGCCGCCGTCGAGCCGGTGAACTTGGAAGTTCCGGCGAAAGTCATGTCTTTCTTGAGCCGGTGGCGGGCGGAGGTAATGGTCACGACGTCCTTCTGCCCCACAGGTGCCGCAACAGGGGCAGGTGCCGGCTGCGGTGCTACCGGCGCTGGGGCCGGCTGCGGTGCTAGCGGCGCAGCCACCTCCGTTGGCTGGGTGGTGGTCTGCGGTGCCTGAACCTCTGCCGTGCCTTGTGCCGGTGCCGGTTGCCCGATCGGATGTGGCAGCACTGCTTCGACTGGATGGTTGGGATCGGGGTCGTTCGTGTCGATGCCAACGCTGAACTGGGCCATCATGTCATGGTCCTCGTGAGGCAGGTTGTGGCAGTGGATCATGTAGCGTCCCCGGTGATGTTCGAATTTCATGAGCAGCCGGACCGTCTCGCCTTCGCCGACGTAGACCACGTCCTTGGGCCCGCGTTCATGGGCCAGGGGTGCCTGTCCGTTGCGGCTCAGGACCTGGAAGTCCACCAAGTGAATATGGACAGGATGGAACCAGCCACCCGAACTGTTCTCTATTTCCCAGATTTCCACATCGTTGAGGTCCGGATCAGCGAGGACCTTCCGGTAGCCGCTCTCGACCACTTCGTCCCAGGTCATGCCCCCGATCGTCCAGACGTCGTTGTCCCGCTTCACGCGCATGCGCCGGGTCTTCACCGAATCAGAGGCCTTGAGGCTCATGGTCGTGCTGGGGGCGAGGAGCGTTGGCAGCACCCTGGCGCCGGGTCCGGATGTGTCGACAGGTTCGTTCGTCACATCGAAGGCCATGATCCTGTTGGTGAAGTCATAGTCCACATTGTTTTTGTTGGACAGGTTGCGCAGTTCAACCCGCTTGCCGACGGGATACTTCGAAAAGTCGATGAGAACCTCGTAGCGCTCAGCGCCGCCGTGCCGCCAGGACGTCACCTGCTGGGCGGCGGGCATCAGGCCTCCATCCGTCGCGACCACGGTCATTGCGTCTCCCGTGCTCAGGGAAAAGCGGTAGGAACGCGCAATGGACGCGTTGAGAACCCGGAAGCGGTAGATCCGTCGCTGGACCTTCATCACGGGCCATGGCGCACCGTTGACAAGAATGACGTCGCCCCACAGGCCTGAGTGGGTGTTGTCGTTGTAGCCGAGGGAGCCGTTGGCAGCGAACATGGCGTCAGAAACGGTCAGCGGTACATCGAACTTGCCCTGCGGAAGAATGTTGCCTTCCACTTCGTCGTGCAGATGGTACTGGGCGGCCAAGCCGGAGTAGACGCTCTGGCCCGTATTGTGAACCGCGTGGTCGTGATACCACAGGGTCCGTGCCGGCTGGAAGTTAGGGTATTCGTAATCCTTGCAGTGGTCCCGGCCTGTGAGGTCGTTGGCGTAGCCGTCGAACTGCGGCAGCGACGCTGACCCGTGAAGGTGGGTGGAGGTGTCGAGCCGATACCCCCACTGCGGATGGAACAGGGGCAGCACGTTGTCCATTTCCAGGGTGATGCGTTCGCCCTGGTTCACCTTGATGGTCGGCCCTGGAAATGTTCCGTTATAGCCGAGGATAGGAGTGCTGAGGCCTGGCACGATGTTGGCCCATGCTGCCTTCTGCTGGATCTGGTACAGGTGCCTCTTCTGGCCGTCCGGGTCCACAACGGTGCTTTTGGGCTTGAGCACCTCCGGAATGGGAAGTTCCCTCTGGTAGGGCTTCGGCATGTTGCGGGATGCCAGCTGGCTTGCCGACTTGGCGTTGACTGACGTCAACGGGACGGCTAGGCCAAAGGCGCCGATGATTCCCACTCCACCTATTTGCAGTGCCTGACGGCGTGTAACTGACACGACTACCTCCGACGTCGTTAGAAAGTCCAATTGATTTAGTTGAAGGATGTAATACCTACCCTGCGGAAACCTTGAGGCGGGCAGGGCTGGCAGTGGCCTGCTTTGGGTGGAAGCCACCCAAGCATCACCCCATGTGGGGAGGGGCCGATCAGGTATCTGAGGACATCACAAGGTCGTGGGTGCGCTCAGTAGCGGAACGGTTCCGAGCGCGCACATCGCGGCGTCGGAGAGCCCTGAACAGCTCAGTCGCGGCCGCTACGAGAAGTGCGCCGGCAGCGATGATCCACATGGCTATGCCCGCCGGCTCCACGAACGCCAGAACTGGCTGGTCCCAAGGCTGGCCTACGGCGACCAGCCATTCCTGCCGCCGCGAATCGGGAAGCTGGTCTGCCTGTTGGGCAAGGGCCCAGCCATGCACCGCGTAGAGCGCGGCCACGGCACCTATGGTCACCAGTCTGGAAGCCAGCGACGACCCAGGACCGTCAGCGGCGCGGGCCAGGGAAGCAGTGAAGAGGCAGCCGGAGAGCAATGCCAACAGGGCCATGCCCTGATACCCGAACTGGGTGCGTGACGAGTAGTCCAGCAACGGCGTGTAGTACAGGGCCGCCATCACGGCCCCCAGACCGGCGGCTGCGAAGTAGGGCGCAGACGTGGCACTCAGAACCGGACGCAGCGTCACGGTGAGAGCTTCTGCACCGCCGACCGTTCCGTCCTGCCTGGGCGCAACGGCGAGCCTGGCCAGTGTCAGCGGGGCGGCGGGAACCAGCAGGAGCGGAACGACGGCGATAAGAAGCATCTGGGTCACGACGTGCGCGCTGATCAGATACTCCTGGTAAGCGCGGAGTCCTCCGTTGGTGACCAGGAACAGCAGCGCGACTCCAGTGAACCAAAGGCCGGCTCGGTAGGCAGGCCAGTGCCCGCCACGGTTCCTGACGCGCCGCACTCCGGCCGCATACAGGAACACCGCGACCGCGCAGAGGAAGATCCAAAGGGCGTCGGGCTTCCAGCTGCTGAACACATCCACAGAACCCGGAAGGCGTAGGGATACCTGGGCTGGTGCGGCCTGCGAGACCGTTGGCGGCGGGGTGCGTGCCAGGGCCGCTGCGAGTCCCGATGCGGCTGCCATGACGGCGAGTTCGGCCACGGCCAGAGCTGCGAAAGTGGTCCGTGCCTTGCCTGGGATCGATTCCAGCTTCGTGAGGATCCACTTCCGGTGCAGCGCCCCGAACACGCCCAGAAGTCCCAGAATGGCCGTCTTGGCCAAGAGAATCAGGCCGTACTGTGAAGCCAACCCCTGAACTGATCCGATGCCTGTCAGCCCAGCCGCTACACCCGAGAGTGCCAGGGCAAGGAAGGACAGCAGCGCCAACGTGGAGTAACGCCGGACCGCGGCCAGCAGCTCCGTTTCCAGCGTTCGACGCAGCAGGACGAGGGTTGCCAGGCCGCCGATCCAGATGGCTGCAGCGGCCATGTGCATTACCACCGAAACCGTGCTGTCGGCGTGGCTCGCGCCGCCCGCGGCATGGGAGTTCAGAGCCAGTGGTATCAGCCCCGTGGAAGCCAGCACAGCCGTGACGGCAACAGCCCGCTGTCTCTGGATGCCAAAACACAGGAGCGCCACGGTTGCCGTGATCAGCACTGTTAGAGCGCTTCTCCGGCCAGCATCGACGTCCGTCAGGAAACTGACAAAGATCGCCCCGGAGCCTTCCGAAAACAGCGGCAGGTTAGCCAACGAGTGGAAGGTGAGGACGCTGATCACGGATGCGGCTGCCGTCCAGAGCACTGCAGAAACACCGGCAATGCCCAGTGCCTTCGAGAACGCTCTCCCCTTCGGGGGCAGGGCAAAGAGTGCCAAAATGAGTGGCCCGACAGTACCGGCGGCCGCGACATTGAAAATAAGTTTGGCAACAGGAAGCCCCCAGATGACGGCTGCGCCGGTCCGGTCCAGGAGGGCTGCTTCTTGGCCGGCCCCGGTCGAGTAGGCAATGAACAGTGCCAGTAGCCCGCAACCCAGGATCATGGCAGCAGCGGCCACCGGCTTCGTCCGTGAATTCTTCATGGTTCCCCCTCGGCGGATGCTGTCGGGGCCAGTCTTCCCACGCCTCCTTGGATTTTCCCTGTGGGATGACGCGCTCTGCTGGACCGTGAACACGAATGGCCGCCGCGGCCCGCAACAAATCGAGTGGCCCACGATCCTGTGAGGATGCACACGCCTGCCCTTGGAAGGCCCTCGCCGTTAGTGGCTGGCACCGGCTCTCACCTAGAATTGCTACAGATATGCGGACACCGGATGCTTCACCACGGGTCGCGCAGGACAACCAAACACGGATAAGAGCGGCTGCACATCGCGCCAGTGGTCGGCTCACTACAGGAGGATTCCACCATGGCTGAGCACAAAGGCGGCGGTTACCGCGGCGG
Proteins encoded:
- a CDS encoding cytochrome c oxidase assembly protein, with translation MKNSRTKPVAAAAMILGCGLLALFIAYSTGAGQEAALLDRTGAAVIWGLPVAKLIFNVAAAGTVGPLILALFALPPKGRAFSKALGIAGVSAVLWTAAASVISVLTFHSLANLPLFSEGSGAIFVSFLTDVDAGRRSALTVLITATVALLCFGIQRQRAVAVTAVLASTGLIPLALNSHAAGGASHADSTVSVVMHMAAAAIWIGGLATLVLLRRTLETELLAAVRRYSTLALLSFLALALSGVAAGLTGIGSVQGLASQYGLILLAKTAILGLLGVFGALHRKWILTKLESIPGKARTTFAALAVAELAVMAAASGLAAALARTPPPTVSQAAPAQVSLRLPGSVDVFSSWKPDALWIFLCAVAVFLYAAGVRRVRNRGGHWPAYRAGLWFTGVALLFLVTNGGLRAYQEYLISAHVVTQMLLIAVVPLLLVPAAPLTLARLAVAPRQDGTVGGAEALTVTLRPVLSATSAPYFAAAGLGAVMAALYYTPLLDYSSRTQFGYQGMALLALLSGCLFTASLARAADGPGSSLASRLVTIGAVAALYAVHGWALAQQADQLPDSRRQEWLVAVGQPWDQPVLAFVEPAGIAMWIIAAGALLVAAATELFRALRRRDVRARNRSATERTHDLVMSSDT
- a CDS encoding multicopper oxidase family protein — encoded protein: MSVTRRQALQIGGVGIIGAFGLAVPLTSVNAKSASQLASRNMPKPYQRELPIPEVLKPKSTVVDPDGQKRHLYQIQQKAAWANIVPGLSTPILGYNGTFPGPTIKVNQGERITLEMDNVLPLFHPQWGYRLDTSTHLHGSASLPQFDGYANDLTGRDHCKDYEYPNFQPARTLWYHDHAVHNTGQSVYSGLAAQYHLHDEVEGNILPQGKFDVPLTVSDAMFAANGSLGYNDNTHSGLWGDVILVNGAPWPVMKVQRRIYRFRVLNASIARSYRFSLSTGDAMTVVATDGGLMPAAQQVTSWRHGGAERYEVLIDFSKYPVGKRVELRNLSNKNNVDYDFTNRIMAFDVTNEPVDTSGPGARVLPTLLAPSTTMSLKASDSVKTRRMRVKRDNDVWTIGGMTWDEVVESGYRKVLADPDLNDVEIWEIENSSGGWFHPVHIHLVDFQVLSRNGQAPLAHERGPKDVVYVGEGETVRLLMKFEHHRGRYMIHCHNLPHEDHDMMAQFSVGIDTNDPDPNHPVEAVLPHPIGQPAPAQGTAEVQAPQTTTQPTEVAAPLAPQPAPAPVAPQPAPAPVAAPVGQKDVVTITSARHRLKKDMTFAGTSKFTGSTAATSATVVLYDVTPGRASTRLGTVKANSLGAWTLTVKPGPTKQVTVVKAQSSLGGTATTSVRTS